The following DNA comes from Deltaproteobacteria bacterium.
CTACTACACGATCGCGTCGGCCGGGCACGAGGGCAACGCGGCGGTGGCGGCGGCGCTGCGGCCGACCGACCCGGCGTTCGTCCACTACCGGTCTGGCGCGTTCTGGTTCGCGCGCGCCGCCCAGGTGCCCGGGCAACGTCCCGCGCGCGATCTCCTGTTGGGCGTCGTCGCGGCGCGCGACGAGCCGATCGCGGGGGGCCGCCACAAGGTGTTCGGTTCGGCTGCGCTCGCGATGCCGCCGCAAACGTCGACGATCGCGTCGCACCTGCCAAAGGCGGTCGGCTGCGCGTTTGCGATCGAGCGCGACCGCAAGTTGCGCGCGGCCGGCCGCGTCCCCGCCGACGCCATCGCGGTGTGCAGCTTTGGCGACGCATCGGCGAGCCACTCGACCGCAACCGGTGCGATCGCGGCCGCGTGCCGCATCGCGATGCACTGGCCGCTGCCGATCCTGTTCGTGTGCGAGGACAACGGCCTGGGCATCAGCGTGCCGACCCCGCCCGGATGGATCGAAGCCGCATTCGCCGGTCGCCCCGGCCTGCGCTACTTCGCCGGCGACGGGTGCGACCTCGAGTCGATCGACGCGGCGGCTCGCGCGGCGGCTCGCTACGTGCGATCGCACCGCCGGCCGGCGTTTTTGCACATGCGGTGCGTCCGGCTGCTCGGCCACGCCGGGTCGGACGTCGAGCTGGCCTATCGCAGCCCGGCGGACATCGCCGCCGGCGTGGCGCGCGATCCGGTCGCCGCGACGGCGCGCCTGCTGATCGAGACGGGGGCGCTGTCGGCCGACCAGGTGCGCGCCGCTTGGGACGCCGCGCGCGCCGAGATCGACGCCGAGGCGGATCGCGCGGCGACCGCGCCGCCGCTGCGCGACGCGGCCGACGTGATGGCGCCGTTGCGTCCGCCCCCGGCCGGCGCGGTCGCGGCCGAGGCCGCGCGGCCGGTCGATGCGGCGGCGCGGACGGCGTTTTGGGGCGACCGGCTGCCGGAGGACGCGGGGCCCGCGCCGATGGCGCACCACATCCGCGCGGCGCTCGGCGATCTGCTCGCGACGGTGCCCGAACTGCTGGTGTTCGGCGAGGACGTCGGCCGCAAGGGCGGAGTCTACGGCGTGACGCGCGGGCTGCAGGCGCGCGCCGGCGCCGCGCGCGTGTTCGACACGCTGCTCGACGAGCAGACCATCTTGGGCCTCGCGATCGGCGCCGGACACGTCGGCTACCTGCCGGTCCCGGAGATTCAATACCTCGCCTATCTTCACAACGCGATCGATCAACTGCGCGGCGAGGCGGCCACCCTGGCGTTCTTGTCGCAGCGGCAGTTCTCCAACCCGATGGTCGTGCGCATCGCCGCCTTTGCCGACCCTGATGGCTTCGGCGGCCACTTTCACAACGACAACGCGATCGCCGCGCTGCGCGAGATCCCGGGGCTCATCGTCGCGGCGCCGTCGCGCGGAGACGACGCCGCGGCGATGTTGCGCACGTGTGTGGCCGCCGCGCGCGTCGACGGCGCGGTGTGCGCGTTCCTCGAGCCGATCGCGCTGTACGCCGCGCGCGACCTGCACGCGCCGGGCGACGGCGCGCTCGCGATGCGCTACGACCCGGCCGGCCCACACGTGCCGATCGGCGCGCCGCGCATCGAGGGCGACGGCGACGTGTTGCTCGTGTCGTTCGCCAACGGCGCGCGCCACTGCCGCCGGGTGCAGCGGCGGCTCGCGGAGGCGGGCGGGCCGGCGTGCCGCGTGGTCGACCTGCGATGGCTGGCGCCGCTGCCGGTCGATGCGCTCGCCGCCTGCGCGCGCGACGCGCGCCGCGTCGTGATCGCCGACGAGACGCGGCGCACTGCGGGCGTGGGCGAGGCGATCGTCACCGCCTTGGTGGAGGCGGGCTATCGCGGGCCGATCGCGCGGGTCACGGCCGCCGACAGCTTCGTGCCTCTCGGACCCGCGGCGCGCCACGTGCTGTTGTCCGAGGCGGCGATCGAACGCGCGGCGCGCGGCGACGCCGGCCGATAGCGCGCCCCGGCGGCGCTCGGTGCGAAGCCGCCCGCGGTGCGCCGATCGCGCGCCCCACGCGGCCGCGGCCGCCTGCGGCGCCGCGGCTACGGCGCGGGTGAAAACGGCGCGACCGCGCCGACCTCGCTGCCGTCTGCGAGCGTGAACGTCACCGACCACGCGCCGGCCGGCGCGCCCAGCCGGTCGACGATCAGGTCGTCGCCGTCGTCGGCGAACGGCACGTCGCCCTCGACCGCGAAGTCGTCGTCGGCGCCGTCGGCAAAGCGCCACCAGGCGTGCAGCGCGTCGTCGAGCATCGCCGCGGCCTGGGCGCAGCCGCCGTCGAGGCAGCCGTCGGGCTGGCCGGCGGGCTCGCACGCCAGCGCGCTGAGCGCGGCGCAACCGACCTCGCCGCCCGCGGCGATCGACTCGGCCAGCGCGGTGCCGAGGTCGCCGGCTCGCGGCCCGAGGCCGGCGGGTTCGAGCCCGAGGGCGGCGAACGCCGCGTAGCTGGCCGACCCGACGCGCAGGCTGAACGCGTGCGGCGCGACGGCGACCGCGCCGGCCGCCCCGTCGACGGCGACCGCGATCGGCGAGCGGTCGACGATCGGGCGGGGCGTGTCGCCCAGGGCGAGCGAAAAGCCGTCGCGGCCGATCGACACGAGCCGGTGGCGGACGGCGCGCGGCTGGACCGCGGTGAGTTCGCTGCGCAACGTCAAAGCGGTCGCGGCTTCCGTCCGCGCGGCCACCAGCGCGTCGAGCGCCGCGCCGACCGGCCACGGTCCGCCGGCCATCGCCGCCAGGACGTCGCCGTCGAGCCCGGCCGCGGGCCGGCAGCCCGACGCGTCCGCCGGTTCGCGCAGGGCCTCGATCGCCTCGGCCAGCGGCGCGGTCGCGGCGTCTGCGTCGACCGCGCAGTCGGCCGCCGCGTCCGGGTCCGACACGGCGGCGTCGAGCGCGCAGTCGATCGCGAGCTGCGCCGGCCCGGCGGGGCAGGCCAACACGTCCCACGGCCGCGTCGCGCCCGCCGCGCGCGCCGCGGCGTCCACCGGGGTCAGGTCGAGCGCCGCCTCCAGCGCGACCGGGCCGGCGGGCAGCGCCAGCGGGCGGTCGGCCACCGCGAGGACCGCGCGGGCGCGCGGGCCGGGCGGCACCTGCGCCGCGGCGATCGCCGCGCAGCCGTACGCGGCGCGCGCGCCGGCCGGCATCTCGCCCCACGCGATCACGGTGTACGGCTCGAGCGCGCTCAGGTTCGTGTACGCCGCCACCGCGCCGAACGAGGTCATCGCGCGCGGTGGGAACTCCGACTCGGGCGGCGCGTCCGGGTCGATGTCCGCGCAGGTCGCCGTCGCGCGCCGGTACACGCGCACCTGCACCCTCGCGAACGTCGCCGGGTCGCGCCAGCCCTCGTGTGCCGTCACCAGCTCGAGCGCGGTGAAGCCTTCGTCGCTCACCTGCACGTAGAAGGTGACCGGCTGCGCGTAGTCCGCCGTCGCGCGCACGCGGAAGCTGGTGCGCGCGGCGCCCGCGACCAGATCGACGCGCGCGATGCCGCCGGCGTCGGTCGTCGCCTCCGATGCGGACAGCGCGGCGCCGGCCGGGTCGTCCACCGGCCCGTCGGCGAACGCGAAGTGGACGACGCCGCCGGCGATCGGCGCGCCTTCGTCGCGTTCGTAGCGGACGCGCAGCGCGACGGTGCCGCCGAACGGCAGGCCGATCGAGTCGGACGGCGGGTCGAGGATGACCAGCCGCGCCGCCGGAGGCGCTCCCGCGTCCGGCATCGGGGGATCGCCGCCGCCGCCGCACGCGGCGGCGAGCGCGGCGCACAGGGCGGCGCAAGTGCGCGTCATCGGGTTCACGGCGGGCGGATTCGGGTCGGCGACCGCCCGTCGACTCTACCCCGGATCAGATGGCCGCGGTACAAGCTGACGTTCGATGGGCGAGTTCACGCACCTGCACCTGCACACCCAATACAGCCTGCTGGACGGGGCGATCCGCCTCAAGGACCTGTTCCCGCGCGTGCTCGACCTGGGGATGGACGCGGTCGCCGCCACCGACCATGGCAACATGTTCGGCGCGGTCGACTTCTACACCCGGGCCAAGGAACACGGCGTCAAGCCGATCTTCGGCTGCGAGACGTACGTGGCTGCCACCGACCGCCGCGATCGGACCAACCGCCGCAACTTCCACCTCATCCTGCTCGCCAAAAACGAGGTCGGCTACAAGAACCTGTCGTACCTCAACTCGATGGGGTTCCTCGAGGGGTTCTACTACCACCCGCGCATCGACAAGCAGCTGCTGCGCGACCACTCCGAGGGGCTCATCGGCCTGTCGGCGTGCCTCGGCGGCGAGGTCGCGCAGACGTTCCACAAGCAGGGCCGGGAGGCGGCCGAACAGGTCGCGCTCGAATACAAGGACATCTTCGCGCCGGGCGACTTCTACCTCGAGCTGATGCCCAACGGGCTGCCGGAGCAGGACGAACTCAACGAGGAGCTCGCCAAGATGGGCCCGAAGCTCGGCATCCCGCTGGTGGCCACCAACGACTGCCACTACGTCGAGCAGGCCGACGCGCGGGCGCAGGAGATCCTGCTGTGCATCCAGTCGGGCAAGACGACGGCCGACGAAAAACGCCTGCGCCACACGGTCGACTCGTACTTCATCAAGAGCCCGGAGCAGATGAACGCGGCGTTCCGCCACATCCCCGAGGCGCTCGAGAACACGGTCGCGATCGCTCGCCGCTGCAACGTCGAGCTCGAGCTGAACCAGACCTATCTGCCGCAGTACCGCGTGCCGGAGGGCCACGACACGGTCAGCTACTTCCGCGAGGTGGTCGACAAGGGGCTCGAGCGGCGGTTCGAGGAGATGCGCCGGCGCGGCAAGGCGTTCGATCCGGACCAGTACCGCGAGCGCATCGCCCACGAGCTGCGCATCATCGAGCAGATGGGGTTCCCCGGCTACTTCCTGATCGTGTGGGACTTCATCAACTGGGCCAAGGAACACGGCATACCGGTCGGGCCGGGGCGCGGCTCGGGCGCCGGATCGCTGGTGGCCTACGCGATGCGCATCACCGACATCGACCCGATCGAGTTCAACCTGCTGTTCGAGCGGTTCCTGAACCCGGAGCGAATCAGCATGCCGGACATCGACGTCGACTTCTGCATGAACCGGCGCGACGAGGTGATCCGCTACGTGCAGGAAAAATACGGCCGCGACCGCGTCGGGCAGATCGCCACGTTCCACCAGCTCAAGGCGCGCGGCGTCATCCGCGACATCGCGCGGGTCATGCAGATCCCGTACGCCGAGGCCGATCGGCTGGCCAAGCTCGTGCCCGAGCCGCAACAGGGCAAGTCGCCGCCCGTGATGAAGGCGGTCGACCAGGAGCCCGAACTCAAGAAGTTGTACGAAGAGGATCCGAAGGCGAGGGAACTGCTCGACATCGCGGCCGCGCTCGAGGGTCTCAACCGGCACGTCGGCATGCACGCGGCCGGCGTCGTGATCGCCGAGAAGCCGCTTTGGGAGTACGTGCCGTGCTGCCGCGGCAAGAACGACGAGATCGTCACGCAGTTCGCCATGGCGGAGGCCGAGAAGTCGGGGCTCGTCAAGTTCGACTTCCTCGGCCTCAAGACGCTCACGGTGATCGATACGGCGGTGCGCCTGATCAACGAGCAGCGCCGCGAGGCGGGCGAGCCGGAATTCGACCTGACGGCGATCCCGATGGACGACCCGGACGTGTACGCCATGATCGCGCGGGGCGACACCACGGGCGTGTTCCAGCTCGAGTCGAGCGGCTTTCGCGAGATCCTCAAGAAGCTCAAGCCGGACAAGTTCGAGGATATCGTCGCGGCGGTCGCGCTGTACCGGCCGGGCCCCCTCGAGGGCGGCATGGTCGACGACTTCATCGATCGCAAGCACGGCCGCAAGAAGGTCGAGTACCCGCATCCCGCGCTCGAGCCGATCCTGGCGGCGACCTACGGGGTCATCGTCTACCAGGAGCAGGTGATGCAGATCGCGCAGGTGCTGGCCGGCTACAGCCTCGGCGCCGCGGACCTGCTGCGGCGCGCCATGGGCAAGAAGAAGGCCGAAGTGATGGCCAAGGAGAAGACCCGGTTCATGGCCGGGGCGCGCGAGCGCCAGGTGGACGAGCGCACCGCCGAGAAGGTGTGGGAGCTGATGGCCTACTTCGCGGGCTACGGCTTCAACCGGTCGCACTCGGCGGCCTACGGGCTCATCACCTATCAGACGGCGTACCTCAAGCACCACTTCCCGCACGAGTTCATGGCGGGGTTGATGTCGTGCGACGCCGACAACACCGACAACATCGTCAAGTTCATCGCCGAGGCGCGCGCGATGGGGCTCACCGTGGAGCGGCCGGACATCAACGAGTCGGCGGCCGACTTCCGCGTCGTGCGCTCCGACGACGGCGGCAAGGTCATCCGCTTCGGCCTCGGCGCGGTCAAGGGCGTGGGCCACGGCGCGGTCGAGGCGATCCTCGAGGCGCGCGGCGAGGGCGGCCCGTTCCGATCCATCTACGACTTCTGCGAGCGCGTCGACGGGCACCGGGCGAACCGCCGGGTGGTCGAGGCGCTCGTCAAGAGCGGCGCGTTCGATGGCATCGCCGCGGCCACCGGCGTCGCCCGCGCCCGCCTGTTTGCCGCCATCGACCGGGCGATGGAGCGCGGCGCCCAGGCCCAGCGCGACAAGAAAACGGGGCAGGCCAGCCTTTTCGGGCTGTTGAACGCCTCCGAGGAGCGGGCGGCGCAGCCGGAGACGTATCCCGACGTCGAGGAGTGGACGCCGAAACAGCGGCTCGCGTTCGAGAAGGAATCGCTCGGGTTCTACGTGAGCGGCCACCCCCTGGACCGGTATCGGTCGGAACTGGCGCGGTTCGCGACGGCGACCACGCGCGACTTCCTCGACGGGCTGCGCGCGCCGGGGGAGGCGTCCATCGGCGGGGTCGTGGCGGCGTACCGCGAACGGCCGACGCGCCGCGGTGACGGCAAGCTCGCGTTCTTCCAGCTCGAGGACACGTTCGGTCAGATCGAGGTCATCGTCTTTCCGAAGACGTTCGCCGAGGTCCGCGAGGTGCTCGTGAGCGACGAGCCCATCCTGTGCACCGGCGAGGTGCGCAACGAGGCGCCGGCCGGCGAGCCGCCGGTATGGCGCCTGATTGTCGACAGCGTGACCCCGCTGGCCGAGCTGCGGCGCCAGAAGACGAAGGCCGTCCACATCCACCTGAGCGCCGACAGCGTTCGGCCGGAGCAAATTCGCGAACTCGAGCAGCTTCTTTCGCGCTCGCGCGGGTCGTGTCAGACCGTGCTGCACCTGCGGATCCCGCACCGCTCCGAGACCATCATCCCGCTCGGCGACCGCTACAAGGTGCCGGCCAACGACGAGTTGCTGGCGCGCCTCGAGCGCCTGTTCGGCGACCGCGTTGCGGTACTTGCTTGATTTTGCGTGGAAATTTCCTTCTTGCGGCCGGGCCTGGCCCGTGGCTAGGCTCTGGGGTCCGTGCGACTTCGTCACGCCATTGCCGTCGCGGCCGCCGCCTGGCTGGCCGGCCCGCCGCTCGCGGGCGCGCAGTCGATTCGCGCCGGCGGACCGCGGGCCGTCACCGCCACCGAAGCGGCGCGCGGGTTCGCGTGGACGGCCTCCGCGTGGCGCGACGTCGTCGCGGGCAGCCCGGTCGCGCTGCGGCAGCGCGTGCAGCGCGCGCGCACGCACCGGCTCACCCGGCGGGCGCGGCGCGAACTCGCCGCGTTCCGCCGGACGCAGCGCGGTCCGTTCGACGGTCTGATCGCCGATGCGGCGGCGCAGTGGGGCGTCGATCCGTTCTTGCTCAAGGGGCTTCTGTACTGCGAGTCCCGCCTCGACCCGACCCGCGTGGGCGCGCGCATCTACCGGACGGTGCGCGGCAAGCGGGTGGCGGTCGGCGGCGGCGCGCGCGGCATCGCGCAGTTCACCCGCGACGGCATCGCGGCGGTCAACGAAGTCCGCGAAAAGCGCCAGCGACGCGGGGAGCGGGTGTACGCGTTCACGTCCGCCGACGTGATGGATCCCGAGCGCGCGATCCCCGCGGCCGCCGAACTGCTGAGCGCGTACATGCGCCGGTTCGGCCGCGACGGCGGCATCACGGCGTACAACTCGGGGCCGTACGGCGGCCGGCTCGTCCAGCGGCTCGGGTTCTGGAAGGCGCGGCGGCGCCTCGTCCAGGTCCGCGGCACCGCGCTGCAAGGTCACAGGTTTTTGTTGAAGGTCTTGCGTCAAACAAACCGATATCGCAGGCAATCCGGGTTGCGTCCGCTGCCGCTTCCACCGCGCGGCCCGGCGCGCCGGCTGCCCAGCGAGCGGCCGACTTCGTAGCGCCGCGCGGCGCGGGCGTCCGCGGCGGGCCGCGCCGCCGGCGCTGCGCGCTCCGGGCGGGCTCGCGGCCGGCGGCCCGCGCGGCCGGCGGCCCGCGCGCCCGGCGGCGCTCTCCCGCGTTCCGGCCGCGACGTCTCAGTCCAGCCCGATGCGCTCGAGATCGTCGTCGTCGAGCCCGAAAAAGTGCGCCGTCTCGTGCCACAGGGTGACGTACACCTCGTGCTCGAGGTCGTCGCCGTCGCGACATGCGCTTTCGATGTTGCGCTGGTACAGGAACACGCAGTCCGGACCGGTCGGCGCGTCGCCGACGTTGGGCTTGTCGCCGTAGGGCACGCCGGAGAAGAACCCGAGCATCCGCGGGTCGTTGCCCTCGGCGACGACCTCGACCGACGGGTAGTCGCACACGAGGATGGGCACGTTCCCGAGCCGCGCGCGGGCCTGCTCCGGCAGCGATTGGAACGCGCGCTCGGCCATCGCGTGGAACTCGTCCGGCGTCACGTGCCACGGCGGCGGCGGCGCTCGCAAGTCGAGTTCGCGGCACCGCAGCCACGCGGCGCGCATGCCGTCGACATCGCCGCGCGCCTCGCACACGAGCCCGAGCGCGTGGTGCGCGTCGGCGAGGCCGTCGTCGGCGGCCAGGGCGGCGCGCAGGTGCCGCTCGGCGGCGTCGAGGTCGCCCGCGTCGAAACAGGCCAGGGCGGCGCGCACTCGCAGCCCGGGGTCTTCGATGTCGGCGTCGCGCAGCTCGACGGCGACGGCGTGCGCGCCCTCCTCGTCGCCGGCCGCCCGCAGCGCGGCGGCCTTCAGCAGCAGCGCGTCGACGCGCTCGTCCCCGTCGGCGCACACTTCCAGCGCCTCGTCGGCGAGTCGCAGCGCCGCTTCGTGGTCGTCGAGGGTGTACAACTGCAACTCGGCGCTCTGCAACAGCGGCGACGCATAGTCGGGATCTTCCGCGGCGGCGGCCTCGTACAGCTCCAGTGCATCGGCCGTGTCGCCGCGTGCCGCGGCGACGGCGCCGCGCAGGGTCAGCACCTCCGGGTCCTTGGGCGCCAGTTCGGCGGCTCGGTCGGCGGCCACCGCCGCGCCGGTCACGTCGCCGCGGTCGAGCAGCTCCCACGCGCGGTCGAGGTGGGCGGCGACGGGATCGGTGTCGAGGCTCGAATCGGCCGGGGTGCGCATGCGACGCTATTGTAGCGGCGCCGCCGCGCGCGCGCTTTGCGGCCGGCGCCGGCTCCGGCTACGCTGGCCGCGGGCCGCCTGCGGGCCGGCCCGGAGACGAACCGACCATGACCCTGCCGCGCCTCGCGCTGTTCGCCGCCGTCGCCATCGCTGTCGCCGGCTGCCCCAAGTCCCCCCGTCCGTCACGGGTTCTGCCCGCTCCGCCCGCGACCGGAGATCCGGCGGCGCGGGCGCGGTTCGACCAGGCCCAGGCCCGGTTCGAGCGCGACGGCGCCGGGACCGCGGCGGTCGCCGACGAATTCGCGGCGATCGCCCGCGAGTTCCCGGACGATCCGATCGCGCCGTTCGCCCGGCTGTACGCCGGCCGCGCGGCGCTGCGCGCCGGCCGCTACGACGACGCCATCGCCGCGTTGGCGGCGGCGGTCGACGACCCGGCGGCCGACGCGGCGCTGCGCCGCCGCGCGCGGCTGTTCCTCGGCCTGGCGCGCGGGTATGCGGGCGATGCGGCCGGCTCGATCGCCGCGCTGGACGACCCGGATGCTCCGGTCGACGACGGCGAGCGCGCCGAGCGATTCGCGGTGTTGGCCGAGGCGCACGCCGCGCTCGGCGACGCGCCGCGCGCGTTGGCGCACTACGATCGGTGGTACCCGCTCGCGACGCTCGCCGAGCGGAGCTTCATCCTCGCGCGGGTGCGCGCTCTCGCCGCGGAGCTGGACGAGGCGGCCGCCGAGCGCACCCTGGCCGCCACCGCAGACCCCGGCCCGGCGCGACTCGCCCTGGCGGAGCGGGTTGCCGCGGTCCGGACGGCGCGCGGCGATCGCGCCGGCGCGGCCGACGCTCGCGCGATCGTCGACGCCGTGCGCGAGCGGCTCGGTCTCGGTCCGGCGCCGGCCGCCGACGGGGGCGACCCGCACCTGGTCGGCGCGGCGCTGCCGCTGTCCGGCCGCCGCGCGCGCGTCGGCGACGCGGCGCTCGCCGGACTCGGGGTCGCGACG
Coding sequences within:
- a CDS encoding MFS transporter; amino-acid sequence: MTSADAIAALDRALADAIAAARPPAAPLAPDDPLRPGGALTARRAVALFDAQIRSRLCDYAARRLRARGAGYYTIASAGHEGNAAVAAALRPTDPAFVHYRSGAFWFARAAQVPGQRPARDLLLGVVAARDEPIAGGRHKVFGSAALAMPPQTSTIASHLPKAVGCAFAIERDRKLRAAGRVPADAIAVCSFGDASASHSTATGAIAAACRIAMHWPLPILFVCEDNGLGISVPTPPGWIEAAFAGRPGLRYFAGDGCDLESIDAAARAAARYVRSHRRPAFLHMRCVRLLGHAGSDVELAYRSPADIAAGVARDPVAATARLLIETGALSADQVRAAWDAARAEIDAEADRAATAPPLRDAADVMAPLRPPPAGAVAAEAARPVDAAARTAFWGDRLPEDAGPAPMAHHIRAALGDLLATVPELLVFGEDVGRKGGVYGVTRGLQARAGAARVFDTLLDEQTILGLAIGAGHVGYLPVPEIQYLAYLHNAIDQLRGEAATLAFLSQRQFSNPMVVRIAAFADPDGFGGHFHNDNAIAALREIPGLIVAAPSRGDDAAAMLRTCVAAARVDGAVCAFLEPIALYAARDLHAPGDGALAMRYDPAGPHVPIGAPRIEGDGDVLLVSFANGARHCRRVQRRLAEAGGPACRVVDLRWLAPLPVDALAACARDARRVVIADETRRTAGVGEAIVTALVEAGYRGPIARVTAADSFVPLGPAARHVLLSEAAIERAARGDAGR
- a CDS encoding DNA polymerase III subunit alpha, whose amino-acid sequence is MGEFTHLHLHTQYSLLDGAIRLKDLFPRVLDLGMDAVAATDHGNMFGAVDFYTRAKEHGVKPIFGCETYVAATDRRDRTNRRNFHLILLAKNEVGYKNLSYLNSMGFLEGFYYHPRIDKQLLRDHSEGLIGLSACLGGEVAQTFHKQGREAAEQVALEYKDIFAPGDFYLELMPNGLPEQDELNEELAKMGPKLGIPLVATNDCHYVEQADARAQEILLCIQSGKTTADEKRLRHTVDSYFIKSPEQMNAAFRHIPEALENTVAIARRCNVELELNQTYLPQYRVPEGHDTVSYFREVVDKGLERRFEEMRRRGKAFDPDQYRERIAHELRIIEQMGFPGYFLIVWDFINWAKEHGIPVGPGRGSGAGSLVAYAMRITDIDPIEFNLLFERFLNPERISMPDIDVDFCMNRRDEVIRYVQEKYGRDRVGQIATFHQLKARGVIRDIARVMQIPYAEADRLAKLVPEPQQGKSPPVMKAVDQEPELKKLYEEDPKARELLDIAAALEGLNRHVGMHAAGVVIAEKPLWEYVPCCRGKNDEIVTQFAMAEAEKSGLVKFDFLGLKTLTVIDTAVRLINEQRREAGEPEFDLTAIPMDDPDVYAMIARGDTTGVFQLESSGFREILKKLKPDKFEDIVAAVALYRPGPLEGGMVDDFIDRKHGRKKVEYPHPALEPILAATYGVIVYQEQVMQIAQVLAGYSLGAADLLRRAMGKKKAEVMAKEKTRFMAGARERQVDERTAEKVWELMAYFAGYGFNRSHSAAYGLITYQTAYLKHHFPHEFMAGLMSCDADNTDNIVKFIAEARAMGLTVERPDINESAADFRVVRSDDGGKVIRFGLGAVKGVGHGAVEAILEARGEGGPFRSIYDFCERVDGHRANRRVVEALVKSGAFDGIAAATGVARARLFAAIDRAMERGAQAQRDKKTGQASLFGLLNASEERAAQPETYPDVEEWTPKQRLAFEKESLGFYVSGHPLDRYRSELARFATATTRDFLDGLRAPGEASIGGVVAAYRERPTRRGDGKLAFFQLEDTFGQIEVIVFPKTFAEVREVLVSDEPILCTGEVRNEAPAGEPPVWRLIVDSVTPLAELRRQKTKAVHIHLSADSVRPEQIRELEQLLSRSRGSCQTVLHLRIPHRSETIIPLGDRYKVPANDELLARLERLFGDRVAVLA